One genomic window of Caenorhabditis elegans chromosome I includes the following:
- the F33E2.4 gene encoding DUF281 domain-containing protein (Confirmed by transcript evidence) gives MHWIPLLLFIDFSRPMEFCMKMMPPEDVGYTTEEPMGLTTLTSFTEATTEPLTTVTMREKPTTPVEEEPTTPVDEEPTTTMVEDDCTVCNIDDVLLPEDMGMKKVPTLVMKTNDTADGCIQQIVGCMSPAPCNEFAYLYADTPSVNEQLIKHDLTNTEAILTCQKDGTWSLGAVTEIMTLYCAYSLC, from the exons ATGCATTGGATACCACTTCTtctatttattgatttttcccgGCCTATGGAGTTCTGCATGAAAATGATGCCGCCAGAGGATGTTGGCTATACTACTGAAGAACCAATGGGTTTGACTACTTTAACAAGTTTTACCGAAGCAACGACGGAGCCTTtg ACTACAGTAACAATGAGAGAGAAACCAACTACCCCGGTGGAAGAGGAACCAACTACCCCGGTGGACGAGGAACCAACCACCACAATGGTAGAGGATG actGTACTGTATGTAATATTGATGATGTTTTGCTGCCAGAGGATATGGGCATGAAAAAAGTTCCAACTTTAGTTAT GAAAACTAATGACACTGCTGATGGATGCATTCAACAAATAGTTGGTTGCATGTCTCCCGCTCCTTGCAACGAATTTGCATATTTATAT GCTGATACACCTTCTGTCAACGAGCAGTTAATTAAACACGATTTGACAAATACAGAAGCAATCCTTACGTGTCAAAAAGATGGAACATGGTCGTTGGGAGCAGT aacgGAAATTATGACTTTGTATTGCGCCTACTCATTATGCTGA
- the clec-102 gene encoding C-type lectin domain-containing protein (Partially confirmed by transcript evidence), whose protein sequence is MHPLTFLTLLLIPIFNCQVVKLIEIYGTVVDGISYGATCDDKNSCLSYCYYGSTCILVYCPSEGKCTVFDYIRRPKSLKVEKSSKDERNIVYFKTISTSENCEKSYKDVKISVPSEANGSYSWEVTSDIWSFQGCRDGWKRFDRTDGVSVCMKGVLKNTNRVEGSDECLRLGAQLIGVASYEESLWMFDFIGSVKNQQNIYFWVDGQRNNSEIDGFEWSDGFTTGKAALGIDIAMLDGMAGGENCLTIRYSPQNVEKPLNDVSCTHNGGSGVSCGYRIF, encoded by the exons ATGCATCCTCTCACCTTTCTTACACTTTTACTTATTCCAATATTCAACTGCCAAGTTGTGAAATTGATTGAGATCTACGGAACTGTAGTAGATGGGATTTCTTATGGTGCAACATGTGATGATAAAAACTCATGCCTATCATATTGCTATTATGGTTCAACTTGCATTCTTGTCTACTGCCCTTCTGAAGGAAAATGTACGGTATTCGACTATATTCGACGACCTAAATCtctaaaagttgaaaaatccagTAAAGATGAGAGGAACATTGTGTATTTCAAG ACAATATCTACATCagaaaactgcgaaaaatCCTATAAAGATGTAAAAATCAGCGTTCCTTCCGAAGCCAACGGATCCTACTCATGGGAGGTAACTAGTGACATTTGGAGTTTTCAAGGATGCAGAGATGGTTGGAAGAGATTTGACAGGACGGATGGTGTCTCGGTTTGTATGAAAGGGGTTTTGAAGAATACCAATCGAGTTGAAGGCTCGGATGAGTGCTTGAGGCTGGGAGCACAGCTAATCGGTGTGGCGAGTTACGAGGAGAGCTTGTGGATGTTCG ACTTCATCGGTTCtgtcaaaaatcaacaaaacatATATTTCTGGGTCGATGGCCAAAGAAACAATTCCGAAATAGAC gGATTCGAATGGTCTGATGGATTCACAACAGGCAAAGCAGCTCTTGGTATTGATATTGCTATGCTAGATGGGATGGCTGG CGGTGAAAATTGTCTGACTATTCGGTATAGCCCGCAAAACGTCGAGAAGCCTCTGAACGATGTCAGTTGCACGCATAATGGAGGATCTGGAGTGTCCTGTGGATATCGAATATTTTGA
- the F33E2.10 gene encoding DUF4817 domain-containing protein (Confirmed by transcript evidence) — MFANIFCLNALRNRSSTTDALPYEPPVELSNKASQTQIIMINAEKPHEEHPVLGYPRFWPILKTATRWMAHEIVGFNCTENPMAPVPAEDYKLGHELIHFVLKDDSLRGYVIPMNAITVSVAAENFLAGGDSFNFEPIDQEAKGFLTYHLISDRVQATYFNYNGLTYLAGICYLMRSITDEIICDINRPRSFNHIEICRKAFELTWLERRRFPCDDVTHTQESYGVDCHRLRRRVLVGFDETHQKIVHLNFNNRTGEVWKEFCSKCNKMESTTSIFFALKLRLPLVLPPQIPDEILDEANEIVPRIAMADSFSDLESIADSAVAESARAPGELVE, encoded by the exons ATGTTCGCCAATATCTTCTGCCTCAACGCCTTGCGCAACAGGAGCTCTACTACCGATGCTCTTCCCTACGAGCCGCCCGTTGAACTTAGCAACAAGGCGAGTCAAACTCAGATCATCATGATCAACGCCGAGAAGCCTCACGAGGAACATCCTGTGCTCGGTTATCCCCGCTTTTGGCCGATCCTTAAGACGGCAACCAGATGGATGGCTCATGAGATTGTTGGATTCAACTGCACGGAGAACCCGATGGCTCCCGTGCCAGCGGAGGATTACAAGCTTGGTCATGAGCTTATCCATTTTGTGTTGAAGGATGACAGTCTCAGGGGCTACGTGATCCCTATGAACGCCATCACAGTTTCAGTGGCCGCCGAGAACTTCCTCGCTGGGGGAGACTCATTCAACTTCGAGCCGATCGACCAGGAAGCTAAGGGATTCCTGACCTACCATCTGATCTCTGACCGAGTCCAGGCGACTTATTTCAACTACAATGGCCTCACGTACCTGGCTGGCATCTGCTACCTGATGAGAAGCATCACCGATGAGATCATCTGTGACATCAATCGCCCGAGAAGCTTCAATCATATCGAGATCTGCCGAAAGGCTTTTGAGCTCACCTGGCTCGAACGTCGCCGTTTCCCTTGTGATGATGTGACTCACACTCAGGAGTCGTACGGTGTGGACTGTCACCGCCTTCGCAGAAGAGTGCTTGTGGGCTTTGACGAGACACATCAGAAAATTGTCCACTTGAACTTCAACAATCGTACCGGAGAGGTCTGGAAAGAGTTCTGCAGCAAGTGCAACAAAATGGAAAGTACCACTTCCATTTTCTTCG CACTCAAGCTCCGTCTCCCACTGGTCCTTCCACCCCAGATCCCCGATGAGATCCTTGATGAAGCTAACGAAATCGTGCCAA GAATCGCCATGGCGGACTCCTTCTCGGATCTCGAGTCAATCGCAGACTCGGCCGTCGCCGAATCAGCACGCGCACCCGGCGAATTGGTGGAGTAA